A genome region from Akkermansiaceae bacterium includes the following:
- a CDS encoding substrate-binding domain-containing protein, whose amino-acid sequence MPGPRFLTITEQAAVYLREQIAQGRWAKWMPGRHELARELEVSNQTAENALALLEKEGVLEAQGAGRRRKIVSAEGGRAASQLRIAMLLWRRHGPYGPYISDLQHRLIEAGHEPFPAEKGLMELGMDVRRIKRLVAQTKADAWIVHAASREVYDWFAEQPFPVFGFLGSFRGLPIAATGPDFGPPFRECTEELVRLGHRRIVMIARPNRRTPEPEHPETEFLDVLKAHGIETGDYHFPLWPSSDSEGLHACLRKIFVATPPTALIVQEAKVFVAVQQFLSSRGIAVPGDVSLVCPDGDAVLDWQQPSAAQFRADSALWVRRTVRWAVNLSHGKQDRRQILYPARFVPGGTMGPVPRPRP is encoded by the coding sequence ATGCCGGGACCGCGATTCCTCACCATCACCGAACAGGCCGCCGTTTATTTGCGGGAGCAGATCGCGCAGGGGAGGTGGGCGAAATGGATGCCGGGCAGGCATGAGCTGGCGCGGGAGCTGGAGGTGAGCAACCAGACGGCGGAGAACGCGCTGGCGCTGCTGGAAAAGGAGGGCGTGCTGGAGGCGCAGGGAGCGGGCAGGCGCCGGAAGATCGTCTCGGCGGAGGGCGGCCGGGCGGCCTCGCAACTGCGGATCGCGATGTTGCTATGGCGGCGGCACGGCCCCTACGGCCCATACATCAGCGATCTCCAGCACCGCTTGATCGAGGCGGGGCACGAGCCCTTCCCGGCCGAGAAGGGCTTGATGGAGCTGGGGATGGATGTCCGGCGCATCAAGCGTTTGGTGGCGCAAACCAAGGCGGACGCCTGGATCGTGCATGCCGCCTCGCGGGAGGTTTACGATTGGTTCGCCGAGCAGCCGTTTCCGGTGTTCGGCTTCCTGGGCAGTTTCCGCGGGCTGCCGATCGCGGCGACCGGGCCGGACTTCGGGCCGCCGTTCCGGGAGTGCACCGAGGAGCTGGTGCGGCTGGGGCACCGGCGCATCGTGATGATCGCCCGCCCGAACCGGCGGACACCGGAGCCCGAGCATCCCGAGACCGAGTTCCTCGATGTGCTCAAGGCGCATGGAATCGAGACGGGGGATTACCATTTTCCCCTGTGGCCGAGCAGCGACAGCGAGGGTTTGCACGCCTGCCTGCGGAAAATCTTCGTAGCGACCCCTCCGACGGCGCTGATCGTGCAGGAAGCGAAGGTCTTCGTGGCCGTGCAGCAGTTCCTGTCCTCGCGGGGGATCGCGGTGCCGGGCGATGTTTCGCTGGTCTGTCCGGATGGCGACGCGGTGCTGGATTGGCAACAGCCTAGCGCGGCGCAGTTCAGGGCGGACAGCGCGCTCTGGGTGAGGCGGACGGTGCGCTGGGCGGTGAATCTCAGCCACGGAAAACAGGATCGCCGCCAGATCCTCTACCCGGCGCGCTTTGTTCCCGGCGGAACCATGGGGCCGGTACCGAGGCCGCGGCCTTGA
- a CDS encoding DUF1501 domain-containing protein, whose protein sequence is MITRRHFLNRMSTGLAGTALGQLLANESPIPPLPQYTPKAKRVIFLYMAGGPSQFDTFDDKPELRTRNGQPLPAELTKGVKLAFLQNEALKCYGSKVNFTRCGTSGQNISDLLPNIQKIADDICIVRTQQTDQVNHDPAHMFMNTGTAITGRPSMGSWISYGLGSIADNLPNFVVMRSGPEDQPVPQVAWNSGFLPGKHSGVEFYSSGDPLNYLRSPAGINSTLQRETIDGISSLNSIYGERAADPEIRTRIAQYELAFKMQTSVPEVADFSGESAETRELYGTGDKPDGSFASNCLMARRMAERGVRFIQLYHTGWDHHSSIEKKIRQQTKEVDRGSAALVMDLKRRGLLEDTLVIWGGEFGRTPMSQGGSGRDHHTKSGAMFLAGGGIQGGTTYGETDAFGFAAIQDPFHVHDFHATMLHLLGIDHLKLTYKYAGRNFRLTDVFGNVVKKVLA, encoded by the coding sequence ATGATCACCCGCCGCCATTTCCTCAACCGCATGTCCACCGGACTCGCAGGCACCGCCCTCGGCCAGCTCCTTGCGAACGAGTCGCCAATTCCCCCACTGCCGCAATACACGCCGAAAGCGAAGCGTGTCATCTTCCTCTACATGGCCGGCGGCCCCAGCCAGTTCGACACCTTCGACGACAAGCCCGAGCTGCGCACGCGGAACGGCCAGCCGCTGCCCGCGGAACTCACCAAGGGCGTGAAACTCGCCTTTCTCCAGAACGAGGCTCTCAAATGCTACGGCAGCAAAGTGAACTTCACCCGTTGCGGGACATCCGGGCAGAACATTTCCGATCTCCTCCCGAACATCCAGAAAATCGCGGACGACATCTGCATCGTCCGCACCCAGCAGACCGATCAGGTGAACCACGATCCGGCGCACATGTTCATGAACACCGGCACCGCCATCACCGGCCGCCCGAGCATGGGTTCATGGATCTCGTATGGCCTCGGAAGCATCGCGGACAACCTGCCGAATTTCGTCGTCATGCGCTCGGGGCCGGAGGATCAGCCGGTGCCGCAGGTCGCATGGAACAGCGGCTTCCTGCCCGGGAAACATTCCGGAGTGGAATTTTACTCATCGGGCGATCCGCTCAACTACCTGCGCTCACCCGCAGGCATCAACTCCACCCTCCAGAGGGAAACCATCGACGGCATTTCCTCGCTCAACTCGATCTACGGCGAGCGTGCCGCCGACCCGGAGATCCGCACCCGCATCGCCCAATACGAACTCGCCTTCAAGATGCAGACCAGCGTCCCTGAGGTCGCGGATTTTTCCGGCGAGAGCGCGGAGACGCGCGAGCTTTACGGCACCGGCGACAAGCCGGACGGCAGCTTCGCCTCGAACTGCCTCATGGCGCGGCGCATGGCCGAGCGCGGCGTGCGTTTCATCCAGCTCTACCACACCGGCTGGGATCACCACAGCAGCATCGAAAAGAAGATCAGGCAACAGACCAAGGAAGTCGATCGTGGCTCCGCCGCCCTCGTCATGGATCTCAAGCGGCGGGGGCTATTGGAAGACACGCTGGTCATCTGGGGCGGGGAGTTCGGGCGCACGCCGATGAGCCAGGGCGGAAGCGGACGCGACCACCACACCAAGAGCGGCGCGATGTTCCTCGCCGGTGGCGGCATCCAGGGCGGCACCACCTATGGCGAAACGGATGCCTTCGGCTTCGCGGCCATTCAGGATCCCTTCCACGTCCACGATTTCCACGCCACCATGCTCCACCTGCTCGGCATCGATCACCTCAAGCTCACCTACAAGTACGCCGGCCGCAATTTCCGCCTCACCGATGTCTTCGGAAACGTGGTGAAAAAAGTCCTCGCCTGA
- a CDS encoding sulfatase, whose amino-acid sequence MCRFNPHQPKTIMESTATPVPRFSAILFTLLAATTALHASAPVPTEIVPGKIPGAKPRNVVFILSDDHRYDAMSFLGHQFAKTPVMDSMAANGAYVKNALVTTSLCSPSRASILTGLYTFRHRVIDNNRAIPKGTVYFPQYIQKAGYATCFIGKWHMGGESDEPQPGWDHWVSFRGQGNYYPPSPDYTLNVDGKRVKQKGYITGELTDYAIDWLKQQKPSEKPFCLYLSHKAVHANFTPEPKYEDSLKDLPFKRPATEASTPGNLLQPRWLRDQRNSWHGVDFPYHSELNIEGYYKRYCEALRSVDDSIGRVMQQLKDMGVYDDTLVIYMGDNGFMFGEHGLIDKRVAYEASMRVPMLVQCPSLIKGGTVVDEMVANIDVAPTIMEAMGLEKPAHMDGESFLPLAEGKETKWRDDFLYVYYWEKNFPQTPTTFAIRSDRFKYITYYGLWDADEFYYLQSDPDESKNLLYDPAFKAQAKQMENRLYKMMGEFGGMEIPLNQPAGGINNIRLRERGGEKASDFPPPMVVDEPVNTDAN is encoded by the coding sequence ATGTGCCGTTTCAATCCGCACCAACCCAAGACCATCATGGAATCCACCGCAACCCCCGTCCCGCGCTTCTCCGCAATCCTGTTTACCCTGCTCGCCGCTACGACTGCCCTTCACGCATCCGCACCCGTTCCCACGGAAATCGTTCCCGGGAAAATCCCCGGCGCGAAGCCGCGCAACGTGGTCTTCATCCTCTCCGATGACCACCGCTACGATGCGATGAGCTTCCTCGGCCACCAGTTCGCGAAGACCCCGGTGATGGACTCCATGGCCGCGAACGGCGCCTACGTGAAAAACGCCTTGGTGACCACCTCGCTCTGCTCCCCAAGCCGCGCGTCCATCCTCACCGGGCTCTACACCTTCCGCCATCGTGTGATCGACAACAACCGCGCGATCCCCAAGGGCACGGTCTATTTCCCGCAATACATCCAGAAGGCCGGCTATGCGACCTGCTTCATCGGCAAATGGCACATGGGCGGGGAAAGCGATGAGCCGCAGCCCGGCTGGGATCATTGGGTCAGCTTCCGCGGGCAGGGAAATTATTATCCGCCATCGCCCGACTACACGCTCAACGTCGATGGCAAGCGCGTGAAACAGAAGGGCTACATCACCGGCGAGCTCACCGACTACGCCATCGACTGGCTGAAGCAGCAGAAGCCTTCCGAAAAACCCTTCTGCCTCTACCTGTCCCACAAGGCCGTCCACGCGAACTTCACCCCCGAGCCGAAGTATGAGGACAGCTTGAAGGATCTGCCCTTCAAACGCCCCGCGACCGAGGCCAGCACCCCCGGCAACCTGCTCCAGCCCCGCTGGCTGCGCGACCAGCGGAACTCCTGGCACGGCGTCGATTTCCCCTACCACAGCGAGCTGAACATCGAGGGCTACTACAAGCGCTACTGCGAGGCGCTCCGCTCCGTGGACGACAGCATCGGCCGCGTGATGCAGCAGCTCAAGGACATGGGCGTCTATGACGACACCCTGGTGATCTATATGGGCGACAACGGTTTCATGTTCGGCGAGCACGGCCTCATCGACAAGCGCGTGGCCTACGAGGCCTCGATGCGCGTGCCAATGCTCGTCCAGTGCCCTTCCCTCATCAAGGGCGGCACGGTGGTGGACGAAATGGTCGCCAACATCGACGTCGCGCCGACCATCATGGAGGCGATGGGGCTGGAAAAACCCGCGCACATGGACGGCGAGAGTTTCCTGCCGCTGGCCGAGGGCAAGGAAACCAAATGGCGCGACGATTTCCTCTACGTCTATTACTGGGAGAAAAATTTCCCGCAGACCCCCACCACCTTCGCAATCCGCAGCGACCGCTTCAAATACATCACCTACTACGGCCTCTGGGATGCCGATGAATTCTACTATCTCCAGAGCGACCCCGACGAAAGCAAGAACCTCCTCTACGACCCCGCCTTCAAGGCGCAGGCAAAGCAGATGGAGAACAGGCTCTACAAAATGATGGGCGAATTCGGCGGGATGGAAATCCCCCTGAACCAGCCCGCCGGCGGCATCAACAACATCCGCCTCCGCGAGCGCGGCGGCGAAAAGGCCTCCGATTTCCCGCCGCCCATGGTCGTCGATGAGCCGGTCAACACGGATGCGAACTGA
- a CDS encoding DUF1553 domain-containing protein: protein MKSRAHLSAQVVSRHPVSAIFLIVALSGVCRGEERVVSYNRDVRPILSENCFFCHGFDKNKREAELRLDIEAEAKESAIVAGNSAASELFKRITSGDPDEVMPPADSVYKLKPDQVETLRLWIEQGAEYEEHWVYKKLERPPVPQEGAATPIDSFLRQTWKEHGVSPVAEAEPRVLIRRLSFDLRGLPPTSEEVADFEHDPSPAKFQELVRKWTESTEYAEHQGLRWLDLVRWADSSGMVSDEPIATGRYRKYVIEAFRDNMPFDRFTREQLAGDLLPNPTDDTLTASAYNRLVKTNSEAGVIEEEALHALKGEHVRALGTVWLGATTGCAECHDHKYDPISAKDYYSLAAFFDDLIEAGVYQPGDRRVPVHYLHGDPESVREDAELSAQAESVRKELYESEHDPAELAEWEKAIIAASDAAEKSKKEAPVDFECVPAVIPPAKVVEGEFSQTAGGRKVTAAQGTIDRHLVGEFITGPLPKEVLGLYTNVTLDPADTPELIAFQTVNGAYGRMGWHRDYHVTYYWGQEDHPFLKADYPWLEPTKLIRMGPLPEAGKCVRLDVPAARFPKTEYFPVGMGWIQIGGTATWGASGYRTDPHRAFLNNLQTPMIRYWWELPLNRDDRNKFPNLVDLSARLGKAERRPIHEKSIRIAFAETKRPDLVAELDAINRELSMLRRDADTTLVSKTGPRKITRLRNRGDFMDNSGPVLEPAFPSHFVNGGPKKGLTRLDLANWLTSPENPMTARVFVNRLWHQFYGRGISETLVDSGNQGDWPSHPDLLDWLAAEFIGSGWDVRHMVRLMVSTDAYRLSSVPDPKTAEIDPKNRLITRQLPHRLDAEEIRDTALAAAGVLRKTEAIPVQSFFPYQPDAYWEQSNKIMLGSRYQIWETAHGEDQHQRSLYTYWKRQNPHPSMLAFDAPTRQECTAQRPVTNSPGQALALLNDPIYIEASRLLARRVMASAPDEKTRFANLFRYALQREPSPDETEVITPYLSKWKTHFETNAEEAQALLAIGQDQDGKALPADEHAAWTNMARLVLNLHEFLTRS from the coding sequence ATGAAATCACGCGCTCATCTTTCCGCACAGGTCGTCTCCCGTCATCCGGTTTCGGCGATCTTTCTGATCGTTGCGCTTTCCGGTGTTTGCCGCGGCGAGGAGCGGGTGGTCAGCTACAACCGGGACGTCCGGCCCATCCTTTCGGAGAATTGCTTTTTCTGCCACGGCTTCGACAAGAACAAGCGCGAGGCCGAACTTCGTCTGGACATCGAGGCGGAAGCGAAGGAGTCCGCGATCGTGGCGGGAAACTCTGCGGCCTCGGAGCTTTTCAAGCGCATCACTTCGGGTGACCCGGATGAGGTCATGCCTCCTGCGGATTCCGTCTACAAACTGAAGCCGGACCAGGTGGAAACGCTGCGGCTTTGGATCGAGCAGGGCGCGGAATACGAGGAGCACTGGGTCTATAAAAAGCTCGAACGTCCACCGGTGCCGCAGGAGGGCGCGGCCACCCCCATCGATTCCTTCCTGCGCCAGACGTGGAAGGAACACGGCGTTTCCCCGGTCGCGGAAGCGGAACCGCGCGTCCTGATCCGGCGGCTGAGCTTCGACCTCCGCGGCCTGCCGCCCACGTCGGAGGAGGTTGCCGATTTCGAGCATGACCCTTCGCCCGCGAAGTTTCAGGAACTTGTCAGGAAATGGACGGAATCGACCGAATACGCCGAACACCAAGGTCTCCGATGGCTGGATCTGGTGCGCTGGGCTGACTCCTCGGGCATGGTCAGCGACGAGCCGATCGCGACCGGGCGTTACCGGAAGTACGTGATCGAGGCGTTCCGCGACAACATGCCTTTCGACCGCTTCACCCGCGAGCAACTCGCCGGCGACCTGCTGCCGAACCCGACCGACGACACGCTCACCGCCTCCGCCTACAACCGCTTGGTGAAGACCAACAGCGAGGCGGGCGTGATCGAGGAAGAGGCGCTGCACGCTCTGAAGGGCGAGCACGTGCGCGCCCTCGGAACCGTCTGGCTCGGCGCGACCACCGGTTGTGCAGAATGCCACGATCACAAATACGATCCGATCTCCGCGAAAGACTACTACTCGCTCGCTGCGTTCTTCGATGACCTCATCGAGGCGGGGGTTTACCAGCCGGGGGATCGCCGTGTGCCGGTCCATTACCTTCACGGGGATCCTGAGTCTGTTAGAGAAGACGCGGAGCTCAGCGCGCAAGCGGAGTCGGTTCGGAAGGAGCTTTACGAAAGCGAACACGATCCCGCCGAACTGGCGGAGTGGGAAAAAGCGATCATCGCAGCGAGCGATGCGGCGGAGAAATCGAAGAAGGAAGCGCCGGTGGACTTCGAATGCGTGCCCGCCGTCATACCTCCTGCGAAGGTCGTCGAAGGGGAGTTTTCCCAAACGGCCGGGGGACGCAAAGTCACCGCCGCGCAAGGCACCATCGACCGCCATCTCGTCGGCGAGTTCATCACCGGCCCGCTGCCGAAGGAGGTGCTCGGGCTTTACACGAACGTCACTCTCGATCCCGCAGATACGCCCGAGTTGATCGCTTTCCAGACGGTCAACGGAGCCTACGGGCGCATGGGCTGGCACCGGGACTATCATGTCACTTACTACTGGGGGCAGGAGGATCATCCGTTTCTGAAAGCCGACTATCCGTGGCTGGAGCCCACCAAGCTCATCCGCATGGGCCCGCTGCCTGAAGCCGGAAAATGCGTGCGGCTCGATGTCCCTGCCGCGAGGTTCCCCAAGACGGAATATTTCCCGGTCGGCATGGGCTGGATCCAGATCGGCGGCACTGCCACCTGGGGCGCGAGCGGCTACCGCACCGATCCCCATCGCGCCTTCCTGAACAACCTCCAGACACCCATGATCCGCTACTGGTGGGAGCTGCCGCTCAACCGCGACGACCGCAACAAGTTCCCCAACCTCGTGGATCTCTCGGCACGGCTCGGCAAAGCCGAACGCAGGCCCATCCATGAGAAATCCATCCGCATCGCTTTCGCCGAAACGAAGCGCCCGGATCTCGTCGCGGAACTGGACGCGATCAATCGCGAGCTTTCCATGCTACGCCGCGATGCCGATACCACCCTGGTCAGCAAAACCGGCCCGCGCAAAATCACCCGCCTCCGTAACCGGGGCGATTTCATGGACAACTCCGGCCCGGTGCTCGAACCCGCTTTCCCATCCCACTTTGTGAATGGCGGGCCGAAAAAAGGACTCACCCGCCTTGATCTCGCGAACTGGCTCACCTCGCCGGAAAACCCGATGACCGCGCGCGTTTTCGTCAACCGCCTCTGGCACCAGTTCTACGGGCGCGGCATCAGCGAGACACTGGTGGATTCCGGAAACCAGGGCGACTGGCCGTCCCACCCCGACCTGCTCGACTGGCTGGCCGCCGAGTTCATCGGGAGCGGATGGGACGTCCGCCACATGGTCCGGCTGATGGTTTCCACCGATGCCTACCGGCTTTCCTCCGTCCCGGATCCGAAGACGGCGGAGATCGATCCGAAGAACCGCCTCATCACCCGCCAGTTGCCGCATCGCCTCGACGCGGAGGAAATCCGCGACACCGCGCTCGCCGCCGCCGGGGTGTTGAGGAAAACGGAGGCCATCCCGGTGCAATCGTTTTTCCCCTATCAGCCGGATGCCTACTGGGAGCAGTCCAACAAAATCATGCTCGGCAGCCGCTACCAGATTTGGGAAACGGCACACGGGGAAGACCAGCACCAGCGCAGCCTCTACACCTACTGGAAACGCCAGAACCCGCACCCGTCCATGCTCGCGTTCGACGCGCCGACCCGGCAGGAATGCACCGCCCAGCGCCCGGTCACGAACTCGCCCGGACAGGCGCTGGCACTGCTCAACGATCCCATCTACATCGAGGCCTCCCGCCTGCTCGCCCGCCGCGTGATGGCTTCCGCGCCGGACGAGAAGACCCGTTTCGCGAATCTCTTCCGCTACGCCCTGCAACGGGAACCCTCGCCGGACGAAACCGAAGTCATCACTCCCTACCTCTCGAAATGGAAAACCCATTTCGAAACCAACGCCGAGGAAGCGCAAGCCCTGCTGGCGATCGGCCAGGATCAGGATGGAAAAGCCCTTCCCGCCGATGAGCATGCCGCCTGGACGAACATGGCGAGGCTCGTTCTCAACCTCCACGAATTCCTGACACGCTCCTGA
- a CDS encoding sulfatase-like hydrolase/transferase, translated as MKILTLFASALWLPVCAAPAPPNIILMMSDDHGWEETGYNGHPHVKTPVLDEMAATGLKFDRFYAAHPSCSPTRASFLTGRHPNRMGTFAPGWSLRPEEITIAHLLSKAGYHCMHLGKWHVGAVKEGSPLNPGAMGFDEWLSHDNFFELDPPLSRNGGPPQVFKGESSEVLVNEAIAGIERARDAGKPLLQVIWFGSPHEPYSGLPQDLALYDDLPAKYTKMVSLTSNETGTRTRRPQGEVLRERYAEITAMDRAIGMLRKHLKETGLRENTLLLYCGDNGTSAESALGFPHRGAKGQIYEGGTLVPGLIEWPVRIPKPRSTSFRATTSDLLPTLAAITGQALPDRPLDGTDLMPVINGTLDARATPMAFWDFDTRRFMATNPQPYIDPALQAGTTPLVKLSGGKATRDFLNFRYPAVNEADILGPRSIIEGDHKLVVRETKGETGIELFDLKADPGEKLNLTKQQPELTRKLQADLRQWQESVLKSLDGADYHVSK; from the coding sequence ATGAAGATTCTAACACTTTTCGCGTCCGCCCTCTGGCTTCCCGTGTGCGCAGCGCCCGCGCCGCCGAACATCATCCTCATGATGAGCGACGACCATGGCTGGGAGGAAACCGGTTACAACGGACATCCTCACGTCAAGACCCCGGTGCTCGACGAGATGGCGGCCACGGGGCTGAAGTTCGATCGCTTTTACGCCGCGCATCCGAGCTGCTCGCCGACCCGCGCGAGCTTCCTCACCGGCCGGCACCCGAACCGCATGGGCACCTTCGCGCCGGGTTGGTCGCTGCGGCCGGAGGAAATCACCATCGCCCACCTGCTGTCCAAGGCCGGCTACCACTGCATGCACCTCGGGAAATGGCATGTCGGCGCGGTGAAAGAGGGCTCCCCGCTGAATCCTGGCGCGATGGGATTCGACGAATGGCTGTCCCATGACAACTTCTTCGAACTGGATCCACCGCTCTCGCGCAACGGCGGCCCGCCCCAGGTCTTCAAGGGCGAAAGCTCGGAAGTGCTCGTCAATGAGGCGATCGCGGGCATCGAACGCGCCCGCGATGCCGGCAAGCCGCTCCTGCAGGTCATCTGGTTCGGCTCCCCCCACGAACCCTACAGCGGCCTCCCGCAGGATCTCGCGCTCTATGACGACCTGCCCGCGAAATATACGAAAATGGTGAGCCTCACCTCGAACGAGACCGGCACCCGAACCCGGCGTCCGCAAGGCGAGGTTCTGCGGGAGCGCTACGCGGAAATCACCGCGATGGATCGCGCCATCGGCATGCTCCGCAAGCACCTCAAGGAAACCGGTCTGCGGGAAAACACCCTGCTGCTCTACTGTGGTGACAACGGCACCTCCGCCGAGAGCGCGCTCGGTTTTCCCCACCGCGGAGCGAAGGGGCAAATCTACGAAGGCGGCACGCTGGTGCCCGGCCTGATCGAATGGCCCGTCCGCATCCCGAAGCCCCGCTCCACCTCCTTCCGCGCCACCACCAGCGACCTGCTGCCGACCCTTGCCGCCATCACCGGACAAGCGCTGCCGGATCGGCCGCTCGACGGCACCGACCTCATGCCCGTGATCAATGGCACCCTCGACGCGCGTGCTACCCCCATGGCATTCTGGGACTTCGACACCCGCCGATTCATGGCCACGAATCCGCAACCCTACATCGATCCCGCCCTGCAGGCGGGCACCACGCCGCTGGTCAAGCTCAGCGGCGGCAAGGCCACCCGTGATTTCCTCAACTTCCGTTATCCCGCCGTCAACGAGGCCGATATCCTCGGCCCACGGTCCATCATCGAAGGCGATCACAAACTCGTCGTCCGCGAAACGAAGGGCGAAACCGGCATCGAGTTGTTCGACCTGAAAGCCGATCCGGGCGAGAAGCTCAACCTCACCAAGCAACAACCCGAGCTCACCCGCAAGCTCCAGGCCGACCTCCGCCAATGGCAGGAATCGGTTCTCAAAAGCCTTGACGGGGCAGACTACCACGTTTCGAAATGA
- a CDS encoding DUF1961 family protein → MKSFFRTAAILLASCLTTPLMAEPAQDKAAFEKAAAADWKEVFSDPCTGDWRKQWFLDGEVGTVVTGPEGMALTAGPEFGNDAHHMVLWTKQSFEGDLKIGYEYTRTDNETRCVNILYIQATGSGKEPYARDISQWNELRKVPAMATYFDHMHTVHLSYAAFPNSGENRVSYIRARRYLPEGKGLKGTELAPDYEPEGFFAQDVPHHITVIKRGRELFMRVENPERVGHFHFSNPHLPAVNEGRVGLRHMFTRSARYRNFRISKLQDSPPAGEPATPVP, encoded by the coding sequence ATGAAATCCTTTTTCCGCACCGCCGCCATCCTCCTGGCATCCTGCCTGACCACGCCCCTCATGGCGGAGCCTGCGCAGGACAAGGCTGCGTTTGAGAAAGCAGCCGCAGCAGACTGGAAGGAGGTTTTTTCCGACCCCTGCACCGGCGATTGGCGGAAGCAATGGTTTCTCGACGGCGAGGTCGGCACCGTGGTCACCGGGCCGGAGGGCATGGCTCTTACCGCCGGCCCGGAGTTTGGAAATGATGCACACCATATGGTGCTGTGGACGAAGCAAAGCTTCGAAGGGGATCTGAAGATCGGCTACGAATACACCCGCACCGACAACGAGACGCGCTGCGTCAACATCCTCTACATCCAGGCCACGGGCAGCGGAAAAGAGCCGTATGCCCGTGACATCTCGCAATGGAACGAACTCCGCAAGGTGCCCGCAATGGCGACCTACTTCGACCACATGCACACGGTTCATCTCAGCTACGCCGCGTTTCCGAACTCCGGGGAAAACCGCGTTTCCTACATCCGCGCCCGCCGCTACCTGCCCGAGGGCAAAGGGCTCAAGGGCACCGAATTGGCACCTGACTACGAGCCCGAAGGTTTTTTCGCCCAGGACGTGCCCCACCACATCACGGTGATCAAAAGAGGGCGCGAACTTTTCATGCGTGTCGAGAATCCGGAGCGCGTCGGCCACTTCCATTTCAGCAACCCGCACCTCCCGGCGGTGAACGAAGGCCGCGTCGGCTTGCGCCACATGTTCACCCGCTCCGCGCGCTACCGGAATTTCCGGATCAGCAAGCTCCAGGACAGCCCCCCCGCTGGAGAACCCGCCACACCCGTGCCGTAA
- a CDS encoding sulfatase, translating to MKLPLFLFTALLSAFVAVPFASSAPRPNVLLIMVDDLNYELGCYGSKSAKSPHIDSFAASATRFTRAYCQAPLCNPSRTSMLTGLRPESIGVIDNNTHFRWKRPDIRTLPQKFQAAGWRAEAYGKIFHGGSTPIEDGASWDAGPGTGKPLPVQPAQTGKPDRNVEPKPDAKTARQKNNPWDNWGAIPGGDTAAGDGKFSRSAAAAMKRMKDAPFFLAVGFKKPHAPLMAPEAYFAMHTPQAAHLPKSFRYPDEPPITYLPAVALRPNFDLFGPQRTVTGTRDEALSARAAYAACVSYIDAQVGIVLDTLDELGLRDNTIVIFVSDHGFHLGEHGLWSKMTLLEESLRAPMMIRAPGIAPGVCGRVVELLDIYPTTLDLAGLPAADHAEGRSLAPLMRQPDREWPHPAYAQLPRQPNLPGGARMTEEMGGRSVHLDRWHYVRWNGGEEALFDLTGDPFEMENLVGKPEHDATLADMRKRMEAYPAKP from the coding sequence ATGAAACTTCCCCTCTTCCTTTTCACCGCCCTGCTATCGGCATTCGTCGCCGTGCCCTTCGCATCCTCCGCGCCGCGCCCGAACGTCCTGCTCATCATGGTGGACGACCTGAATTACGAACTCGGCTGCTACGGCAGCAAGAGCGCGAAGTCGCCGCACATCGATTCCTTCGCGGCGAGCGCGACGCGGTTCACGCGGGCCTATTGCCAGGCTCCGCTCTGCAACCCCTCCCGCACCAGCATGCTCACCGGACTGCGGCCGGAAAGCATCGGGGTGATCGACAACAACACGCATTTCCGCTGGAAGCGCCCGGACATCCGGACCCTGCCGCAGAAATTCCAGGCGGCGGGCTGGCGCGCGGAGGCATACGGGAAAATTTTCCACGGCGGCAGCACGCCCATCGAAGACGGCGCCTCGTGGGATGCCGGCCCGGGCACCGGCAAGCCCCTGCCCGTTCAGCCCGCGCAAACCGGGAAGCCCGACCGGAATGTGGAACCGAAGCCCGATGCGAAGACCGCCCGCCAAAAGAACAACCCCTGGGACAACTGGGGGGCCATCCCCGGAGGCGACACCGCGGCGGGAGACGGCAAATTCTCCCGCTCCGCCGCCGCCGCGATGAAGCGGATGAAGGACGCGCCGTTTTTCCTCGCCGTCGGTTTCAAGAAACCCCACGCGCCGCTGATGGCGCCGGAGGCCTACTTCGCCATGCACACCCCGCAGGCCGCGCATTTGCCGAAGAGTTTCCGCTACCCCGACGAGCCGCCGATCACCTACCTGCCCGCCGTCGCGCTGAGGCCGAACTTCGACCTCTTCGGCCCGCAGCGCACGGTCACCGGCACCCGCGACGAGGCGCTCTCCGCCCGCGCCGCCTACGCCGCCTGCGTTTCCTACATCGACGCGCAGGTCGGCATCGTGCTCGACACCCTCGACGAACTGGGACTCCGCGACAACACCATCGTGATCTTCGTCAGCGACCACGGCTTCCACCTCGGCGAGCACGGCCTGTGGTCCAAGATGACCCTGCTGGAGGAAAGCCTGCGCGCGCCGATGATGATCCGCGCCCCGGGGATCGCGCCCGGAGTCTGCGGGCGCGTGGTCGAGCTGTTGGATATTTATCCTACAACACTCGATCTCGCCGGCCTGCCCGCCGCCGATCATGCCGAAGGCCGCAGCCTCGCACCGTTGATGCGCCAGCCGGACCGTGAGTGGCCGCACCCCGCCTACGCCCAGCTGCCCCGCCAGCCGAATCTCCCCGGCGGAGCCCGGATGACCGAGGAAATGGGTGGCCGGAGCGTCCATCTGGATCGCTGGCACTACGTGCGGTGGAACGGCGGGGAGGAGGCGCTCTTCGACCTCACGGGCGACCCTTTCGAGATGGAGAACCTCGTCGGCAAACCCGAACACGACGCCACCCTTGCCGACATGAGGAAACGGATGGAGGCGTATCCGGCGAAGCCCTGA